The Pyxidicoccus trucidator genomic sequence CTCTCCGCTGTGGTGCCAGATTCACGCGGACGTGCTGGGCCGCACCATTCAGCAGGTGGACGAGCCCGTGCTGGCCAACGCCCGGGGCGCCGCGTTCCAGGCGGCGGTGGCGCTGGGGCAGCTCACGGTGGAGGAGATTCCCTCCCTCGTCTCCATCGCCCATACCTATGAACCGGACCCGAAGAACCGGGCCCTCTACGACGAGCTGTTCCGCGAGTTCGTCAATCTCTACAAGGCCAACAAGGCCATCTTCGCCCGCCTCAACCGCGCGCGGAGCGCCTGACGGCACGGAAAGGACCCTTCCCATGGCACTGCCCGACCTGAAGTCGTTGAGGCTGCTGAACCACGTGCCCCCCCGGCTGCTGTCCGCGGCCGAGCGCTACCTCAAGGCCGTGCCGAAGGTGCGCGAGCTGCTGTCGAAGGAGACGGACTCGCTCCTGTCCGAGCTGGAGGGAGACCTCAAGCCTTACCGGGGGAAGATGCCCGCGTATGACCACCTGCCGGCGACGGGGCGTGAGCGCGGGGAGGTGCTGAAGGAGTTGCAGGCGCTGCAGGCCCAGGAGGAGTCGCGCTGGCGCGAGGGCAAGGTGTCCGGGGCCGTGTACAACGGGGACGAGGGGCACATCGACTTCCTCAACCACGTCTACTCGCTCCATTCGCAGAGCAACCCGCTGCACGCCGACCTGTGGCCCAGCGCCACCAAGTTCGAGGCCGAAGTCATCGCCATGACGGCGAGCATGCTCGGCGCCGACGCCGCCAACTCGGGGAAGCCGGCCCAGGAGCACATCTGCGGCTCCATGTCGTCCGGTGGCACCGAGAGCATCATGCTCGCCATCAAGACGTACCGGGATTGGGCGCGCGAGAAGAAGGGCATCACGAAGCCGGAGATGGTGGCGCCGGCCAGCGCCCACCCGGCCTTCGACAAGGCGGCGCACTACTTCGGCGTGAAGATGGTGCGCGTGCCCGTGGGGCCGGACTACCGCGCGGACCTGGCTGCGACGAAGAAGGCCGTCAACCGCAACACCATCGTCATCATCGGCTCCGCGCCGGGCTTTCCCCATGGCGTCATCGACCCCATCGCCGAGCTGTCCGAGCTGGCGCGCCGCAAGGGCGTCGGCTTCCACACGGATGCGTGCCTGGGCGGCTTCGTGCTGCCGTTCGCCCGGAAGCTCCATTACGAGGTGCCGCCCTTCGACTTCCGGCTGCCGGGCGTGACGTCCATCTCCGTGGACACGCACAAGTTTGGCTACGCCGCGAAGGGTTCGTCCGTCGTCCTGTACCGGGGGACGGAACTGCGCTCGCACCAGTACTTCACCGCCACGGACTGGCCGGGTGGCATCTACTTCTCGCCCACGTTCTCCGGCAGCCGGCCGGGTGCGCTCATCGCCACGGCGTGGGCGGCGCTGGTGAGCATGGGCGAGCAGGGCTACCTGGAGGCCACCCGCCGCATCCTGGAGACGGCCTCCGCCATCAAGCAGGGCATCCGCGCCATCCCCGAGCTGTACGTGCTGGGCGACCCGCTGTTCGTCATCGCCTTCGGCTCGGACGAGGTGGACGTGTTCAAGGTGATGGAGCGGATGAGCGAGCGCGGGTGGAGCCTCAACGGGCTGCACAAGCCCGCCGCGGTCCACCTGTGCGTCACGCTGCGGCACGCACAGCCGGGCGTGGTGGAGCGGTTCGTGGAGGACCTGCGCGCCGCCGTGGAGCAGGTGAAGCTGAACCCCGGCGAGAAGGGGACGATGGCGCCCGTCTATGGCATGGCGGCCAGCGTCCCCTTCCGTGGGCTCGTGAGCGACATGCTCAAGAAGTACATGGACCTGCTCTACAAGGTGTGAGGCCGTAGGCCGGCTCCCGTCAGTGCGGGCGGGCCGCCCATTCCCACGCGGTGCCCCGGTGGAGCGCCGCGTAGATGTCGTCCCGGAGCGTGTTGCACTCGTCATGCGTCAGCGTGCGGTCCAGGGCGCGCAGCACCACGCGAAGCAGCACGTTCTTCTGGCCCGGGGAGATGCCCATGCGCTTCACCGCGCTGGGAGGCAGCGCGGAGTAGGGGGTCTCCGAGAGCACGTGCACACCCTCCACCAGCTCCGCCCGGTCTCCGAGCGCGGCACGCACGACGTCCCCCAGTTCCTCCGGTGTCTGCTCTTCCTCCAGGACCAATGACAAGTCCCGCCGGACCTCCGGCATGGAGGACACCGGGCGGTAGGGCTCCAGGTCCAGGAGCTGGGACGCGATTCGCGGGTTCGCCGAGCGCAGCAGGCGGATGTCGTCCAGCCCCTTGCGCAACATCAGGATGCGGTCCAACCCCACGCCCATGGCCAGGCCCGTGGTGGTGCGGGTGTCCAGGCCACTCTCTTCGAGCAGGGCGGGGAGCGCGAGGCCGCACTCGCCTATCTCCACCCACTCCGTGCCGGCCAGGACATCCACCTGGAGGCCGTCGGTGGTGTACGGGTGGAGGGCCGGGGTCAGCTTCACTTCGCGCCCGGGAAGCAGCGCACGGACCACGGTGGCAATCATGTCTCGCAGGTCGTCCGGCGTGAGCGGCGGGCCTCGACGGATGCGCCAGAGGTCCATCTGGTGGGGCTCGCCCGTGTGGAGTCGGTCGATGCAGTCGCGGCGGTAGACCAGCCCGGGGCAGGCGAGCAGCGCGTCCTCGGGCGGTGCCGCGGACAGCCGGCGCAGCAGTCCCGGAATCATGGCCGAGGTCTGCGAGCGCAGCAGCGCGGTGTCACAGACGTAGCGCGAGTAGCGCGCGTCCCTGGCGGCGCCTCCGGGTGGGTAGTGGAGCCGGTCGTAGTTGTCGGCGATGGAGACGACAGGGCTCTGCCGGTGGAGGCGCACCTCGCAGCCCCACGTGGAGCGCAGGGACTCCAGCGCGGCGGACACGAGCTGCTGCATGGCATGCGGGCCGGCTGCGGAGTCGGTGAGGTCGCGGACGGATAGGGCGCGCCGGAGTTCTTCGGCGCTGAGGATGGAGGTGGATGCGGAGACAGGAAGGGAGACGGACGACATGGGAAACCTCTCGGTGGATGGCGATGGGACGCATGGGTCTCCGGGACGCCGGGCGGGGAAGCCGCCTTGCGCCGCCGGCCTTGGATGCCCCCCCGGCGAGTCGGGGAGGGCGTCGCGCCTGACGGCGTTCCACCAACGAGAGGGGCGTGCGCTCAGTCGACGAGCACGGCCTCCCGACTCCCAAACGGGGCCGGGGGGCGGCTAAATCGACGAGCACTCACCACGAGGTACATGCGGACAGGATTAACGATGTCGGTGCTTCCTGGCAAGAGGGCCGCCCGAGGAGGTCGACCTTTGACAGGGCCGCGACGCCTCTACGCGGTGGCCGCGAGCAGCTGGTCGATGTCGACCGGCTTGCGGAGGTAGGCGCGGGCGTCGAGGACGCTCCGGTGGCTGTCGAGCCGGGGGTCGGCACTCATGACCACCACCGGAATCTGGGCGAAGCGCGCGTCGGCGCGTTGCTCGGTGCGGAACTGGAAGCCGTCCTTCACCGGCATCATCAGGTCCAGAAGGATGATGTCCGGGGACAGCCGCATCCGCTCCAACTCGGCGAGCCCCTGGGCGCCATTCTCCGCGCAGATGACGGTGTGTCCCTCGTCCTCGAGCAACTCCCGGATGGCGTCGCGGATGTAGCGGTCGTCCTCCACGACGAGGATTCGCCGGCTCATGTCCCGTCCCTCTGTACGGCCGAGAGACCTTCGGCGAGGGCGCGCGAGGCATCGCGGGGGAGCAGGACCACGAAGCTCGCGCCGCCGCCCGGCGGGCTCTCCACCACGATGCTCCCTCCGTGGGCGGCCACGATCCGCTTGGAGATGAAGAGGCCCAGGCCCAGCCCTCCGGCGTTTCGCGAGGCGATGCCGCGGTCGAAGCGCTCGAAGATGCTCTCGCGCTGGGCTTCGCCTACCCCGGGGCCGTAGTCGCGCACTTCGATGCGCGCCAGCTCCCCCGCCGCCGACAGGCGCACGTCGAGGCGCGCACCTGGCGCGTACTTCATCGCATTGGAGACGAGGTTCGTCAGCACCTGCTCGAGCCGGGAACCGTCCCAGACGCCCACGAGTCCGGGCGGCGCGTCCAGCAGGGCCTCGCAGCCCGCCTGCGCGAGCTGCCCGGAGAGGCGCTCCATCATGTCGCGTGCGAGCAGGGTGAGGTCGAGCTTCTTGAAGGTGAGGTCGAAGGTGCCCGTGCGGATGCGCGCGACGTCGAGGAGGTCGTCGACGAGGCTCGTCAGCCGGTCCACCTGGACCAACGAGACGCGCAGCGCCCTCGCGAGCTTCTCGGGACTCGGGGCGCGGCCCTCGTCGGGCTTCACGTTCCGCTCGGTCATCTGCAACTGCATCCGCAGCGAGGTGATGGGCGTCTTCAGCTCGTGCGAGGCGATGGAGAGGAACTCGTCGCGCGCGCCCAGCAGCGATTTCAGCTCCCGCTCCACCCGCTTGAGCCGGGAGATGTCCCGGAAGCTGACGATGGCCTGCCCTGGCTGAGTGCCGATGGCGGGGACGACGTCGGAGTCCACCACGATGTTGAACCGCCCGGCGGGCGAGTGCCAGACCGCCTCCAGGTCCCGGACCCGCTCACCCCGCCGGAGCAAGGCGCCCGGGGTGTCCTCCGGGTCGAGCGGGCCATCGGCATCATCGGTGAGCCGAGAGACCCGGCCGCGCTCCGCGGCGTCGATGTCGGCGGGAAAGCGCCCGTCGGAGAGCTGCTGGGCGGCCCGGTTCACGAAGGTGAACCGGCCGGAGACCGGGTCGACGAGCAGGGTGGGGATGGGGAGGCGATCCAGCACGACCTCGAGCCACCGCTGCTGCCGCGCGAGGTTCTCCGCGCGCGTCTCCTGCTCCGTCACCTGCCTCCGCAAGGCGGCCATGTTGAGCTGGGCCTGCACCCGGGCCAGGAGCTCCCTCGCGGAGAACGGCTTCGTCAGATAGTCGTCCGCGCCAAGCTCGAGCCCGCTCGCCGTGGCCTCCTCCCCCGCGCGCGCCGACAGCAGGATGATGGGGACCACGCGCAGCGCGTCGTCCGCCCGAAGCTGCTTCATCAGCTCGATGCCATCCATCACCGGCATCATCACGTCCGAGAGCACGAGGTCCGGCCGAGCCGCTCGCGCCACACGGAGCGCCTCCGCTCCGTTCGCCACCGCCGTGACTTGATAGCGTCCCTCGAGGAGACGACGGACATAGTCACGCATGTCGGCGTTGTCGTCGGCGAGCAGGACCCGCTGGCGGGTGCCAGCCGCCGGGAGCTCCACGGCCTTCGCGGTGGAGGTCGCGGGAGTCCTGTCCACGCTCCTGCCGTCCTCCACCGATGAAGCCGCCGGAGCCTGATCCGTCAGCCAGCGAAGCGTCTCCTCCACGTAGGCCTCGGGGCGGGTCGCGGTGGAAGGAGGCCGCTGCGTCCCGGCCAGCGCAGGCGCTGCCATCCAGTAGGCGCTTCCGAGCGGGACGCGAACGAAGAAGGTCGAGCCCTCGCCCTCGACGCTCCGCACCTCGACCGAGCCGCCATGGAGCTTCGCGAGCTCGTCCACGAGCGCGAGGCCGATGCCGCTGCCCTCGTGGGTGCGCCCCTTCGCCCCCTGCACCCGGTGAAAGCGCTGGAACACGCGCCCGAGCTCCCGCTCCGGAATGCCGATGCCCGTGTCCCGCACCGACAGCCGCGCGAACCCGTCCTCCCGCTTGAGCTCGACCCGGATTTCCCCCTCGTGGGTGAACTTGAACGCGTTCGACACGAGGTTCAGGACAATCTTCTCCCACATCTCGCGGTCCACGAGCACCGGGTCACCCAGTGGCTCGGCGTCCACCACGAACCGCATGCCCGCGCGCTCGACGGCGGAGCGGAAGGCGCTCGCGATGTCCCGGGTGAGCGAGGCCAAGTCGGTCGGCTCGACCGAGGCCTGGGCGCGGCCCGCCTCGATGCGGGAGAAGTCGAGCAGCGCGTTCACCAGCTTGAGGAGCCGCAGCCCATTGCGGTGGACCACCTCGAGCTCGCCGCGCGCGGCCTCCGGCAGTTCCCCCCGGTGCCCTGCGAGGAGGTCCTCCACCGGCCCGAGCAGCAGCGTGAGCGGCGTGCGGAACTCATGGCTCACGTTGCTGAAGAAGGCCGTCTTCGCCTGGTCTATCTCCGCGAGCGCCTCGGCCCGGAGTCGCTCGGCTTCGTACGCGCGCGCGTTCCCGAGGGCCGCGCTGGCCGCCGCCCCCAGCATCTCCAGGAAGGTCCGGTAGGCATCATCGAGGGGGAGTCGCTGGCTCGCCCCGACGACGAGGAAGCCCAGCGGCGCGTCCAGGCCCGCGACGCGGACTGGTAGCACGAACGACGTCGCCATCGGCTCGGGATACGGTCCCGCGGGGACGGGCCCGAACCGGGACTCCATGTCCGAGATTTGCTCCGCTCTGCCGCCGCGTGCCGCCTTCAGGAGCGGCCAGCCGGTGCCCGTGTCCGTCCCGGTCAGCTCAATCACTCGCGGCGCGAGCGTGCCTCCGGCGGGCGTCCGGCAGGTCCCCCGGAGCAAGGCCTGGGTCCCGTCTGGCGTCGTCACGTAGAGGAGCGCGAATGGCAGGTCGAAGGCGTATTCTTCGAGCGACGCGAGGAGCAGGTCGCAGGCCTCGTCAAAGACTGTCGCCATTCCGGCGCGGTCCGAGATGTCCCGCAGCGCCCGCGTGCGCCGCTGGGCGAGCATCGTCGGGGTCGTCTCGGTCACCGGGTGGAAGAGCCCCGCCACCTTCCCGGACTCGTCGCGGATGGGGCTGAGCGAGAAGGTGAAGAATGTCTCCTCCGGATAGCCATTGCGCTCGAGGAACATCCGCTGGTTCTCGAGGTAGGTCGTCTCCCCGGCGAGCGCCCGTTCGAAGGGTTCGCCGATGGCTGGCCAGGCAGACGCCCAGGTGACCCGGTAGTCCTCGCCCATCGCGCGCGGATGCACCGCGCCGCAGACCACGCGGTAGCCGTCGTTGTAGATCTGGTTGTGGCCGTCGCCCCAGATGATGTTGATTGGAAAATTCGAGGCGAGGCAGAGGCTCACCGTCGTACGCAGGCTCTGTGGCCACGTCTCGATAGGGCCCAGCGGAGAGCTTGACCAGTCGAGCGACGCGATGAGCGTCGCCATCTCGCCACCCCCGGCGAGCCATTCGAGTTTCCTCGGCTGGGTGCTCATGCGAAGGGGATAGGTATTGTCCTGCTTCTGGACAAGACAATCACCCACCCGACCCGGGGTTGAACCGTCGCCAAGCTGACGGCTGTGAGCCCCGAGGTCGGCGAGGAGGTGTTGGCCCGGAAACAGCGAGCCGGATCAGCTCAGTCCCGCAGCGTCCGGTGGAACAGGTCCAGCAGCCGCTGCCAGTGCTTCTCGGACGCGTCCTTGTCATACGCGGCCGAGCCCGCCACCGCGTAGCCATGGCGCGCGCCCGTGAAGAGCTCGGAGCGGTGCTTGACGCCGGACTCCTTCAGGGACGTCTCCAGCTTCTGGATGGCCTCGGCAGGCATGGAGCCATCATTGTCCGCATGGCCGAAGTACAGCTCGCCCTTCACCTTGCCGACCAGCCGGTGGGGACTCTCGGGCGCGTCCGTGGCCAGCCGCCCGCCATGGGACGAGGCCGCCGCGCCGATGCGGTCCGGGAAGTCCGCCGCCATGCGCACGGCAATGCCGCCGCTCATGCAGTACCCCGCCACGCCCACCTTCTTCCCCTTCACCTGGGGCTGCCGGCCGAGGAAGTCGAGCTCCGCGGCGGCGTCGACCTCGAGCCGCTCGGGCGTCAGCCCGCCGATGAGCGCGTAGATGCGCTTGCGGAACACCTCGTCCTCGAAGGAGCCCTGGAGGTCCAGCTTCGACGTATGGCCCTCCCGGTAGAAGACGTTGGGCAGCAGGACGACGTAGCCCTCCTTCGCGAGCCGGTGCGCCATCTGCTCGAAGACGGGCCGGATTCCAAATGCGTCCGTCAGCAGGATGACCGCGGGCCAGGGGCCATTGCCCTCCGGCTGGAACAGCTTCGCGTCCATCGTGCCTTCGGGGGTCTTGATGTCGATGTCTTGCATGGGTCTCCGTGGTTTCCACCAGCAGGCTACATCGAACGGGTGGCAATCTCCGTGAGCTCCGCGTCCGTGAGCACCAGGGGATTGGCCTTCATGCTGCTCGCGGCCTTCGCCTTCGCCACCAGCGCCGGGACTTCCGCCGCCGTCAGTCCATAACGCCCGAGGCCCGGCACGCGCAGCGCCGCGCACAGGTCCTCCACCCACGCGAGGGCCTCCTCGGCGCGCGCGTCCGGCCGGCCCGTCAGCAGCACCGCCACCTCCTGGAAGCGCGGCACCGCCGGGTGCTCCGGCGCGCGGGCGCGCAGGGCCCGCAGGTTCACGTCCAGCACGGCGGGCAGCAGCGCCGCGCACACCGCGCCATGCGGCGCCTCGAACATGCCGCCCACCGGCGCCGCGAAGCCATGCACCGCGCCCAGCCCGGAGTTCGCGAGACACAGCCCGCCGAAGAGGCTGGCCAGCGCCAGGTCCTCGCGAGCCGTCGAGTCCGGCCCGTCCAGCACCGCGCGCCGCAGGGAGCGGGCCGAGCGGCGCAGGCCTTCACGCGCCAGTGAGTCCGTGAGCGGATTGGCCCTCGCGGAGAGAAAGGGCTCGAGGAGCTGCGACAGCGCATCCAGCCCGCTGGAGGCCAGCACCGCGGCCGGGGCTCCGGTCAGCAGGTCCGGGTCCACCAGGGCCACACGCGGCAGCATGTGCGGGCTGCGCAGGCTGGCCTTCACCTTCGCTTCCTTCGAGCCCAGCACCGCGTTGCGCGTCACCTCCGAGCCCGTGCCCGCGGTGGTGGGAATGGCCACGAAGGGCAGGGAAGGGCGCGTGAGTGGCTTCCCCCGGCCGATGACCTCCAGGTAGTCCAGCGGGTCGCCGCCATTGGCGGCCAGCGCCGCGATGGCCTTGCCCGCGTCCAGCGCGCTGCCACCCCCAAACGCCACCACCGCGTCACAGCGGGCCTCCAGCGCGGCGGCCGTTCCTTCCCGTGCAAGCTCCACCGTGGGCTCGCCCTCCACCGGGAAGACACGCACGGGCAGGCCGAGCCGCTCCAGCGCTTCATGCAGCGTCCTGGCCCGGGAAGGGTCCCTGCCCGTGACGAGCAGCACCCGGCTTCCGCCCAGGCCCCGCACCGCCTCGGGGGCTTCCGAGAGCCGGCCCGGGCCGAAGACGATGCGCGTGGCGGTGGCGAACTCGAAGGAGGGGCCGCTCACGTCACCACCCGGCGTCGTCGGGGAAGCGGTTGACGTACTTCCGGCTGGTGCGCGGCTCCGCCATCATCGGCGCCACCGTGTCGCGCCAGGTGAGGTAGTGGGCCGTCTCCTTGTGCGCCGCCGGAGCCTGCGCCGTCCGGTACACCTCCACGAGCACGAAGCGTGTCGGGTCCTCGGTGTCCTGGATGACGTCGAAGCGGGTGATGCCGGGTTCCTTCACGCTCTGTCGCGCATTGGCCAGGGTGGCCTCGCGGAACGCGTCCACGTGCTCCGGCTTCACGTGGACATGGACATGGACGACCAGCAGTGTCTGGGACATGCCCCGAAACTACTCCGGGCCGGGGCCGCGCGGGTGCACGGCCTCCGGCCCGGGAACGTTTCGCTGTTCGCTGTCAGGCAGCCGCTACGGCGCGGTGACGACCGACGTCGGGCTGAGGACGTCCTGGAGGCTGCGGGCCATCAGCCACCCGTCGTGGTAGACGATGCCCGTCTGCGCCACCGTGTCGCTCCGGTACAGGCCCACCTTCAGGTAGTTGAGCTGCCCGGAGAACTGCGTGGCGATGAAGCGCTTGGGCAGCACGAGCTTCCCGTTGAGGTACAGCTCCACGAAGCCCACGCTGGAGTTCGGCGACCACTTCACGTGGAAGATGAAGTCCTGCCACTGGCCGCGCACCAGCGGCGTGCGCCAGACAATCACACCCGGGTTGCCACCGA encodes the following:
- a CDS encoding ATP-binding protein, which encodes MATLIASLDWSSSPLGPIETWPQSLRTTVSLCLASNFPINIIWGDGHNQIYNDGYRVVCGAVHPRAMGEDYRVTWASAWPAIGEPFERALAGETTYLENQRMFLERNGYPEETFFTFSLSPIRDESGKVAGLFHPVTETTPTMLAQRRTRALRDISDRAGMATVFDEACDLLLASLEEYAFDLPFALLYVTTPDGTQALLRGTCRTPAGGTLAPRVIELTGTDTGTGWPLLKAARGGRAEQISDMESRFGPVPAGPYPEPMATSFVLPVRVAGLDAPLGFLVVGASQRLPLDDAYRTFLEMLGAAASAALGNARAYEAERLRAEALAEIDQAKTAFFSNVSHEFRTPLTLLLGPVEDLLAGHRGELPEAARGELEVVHRNGLRLLKLVNALLDFSRIEAGRAQASVEPTDLASLTRDIASAFRSAVERAGMRFVVDAEPLGDPVLVDREMWEKIVLNLVSNAFKFTHEGEIRVELKREDGFARLSVRDTGIGIPERELGRVFQRFHRVQGAKGRTHEGSGIGLALVDELAKLHGGSVEVRSVEGEGSTFFVRVPLGSAYWMAAPALAGTQRPPSTATRPEAYVEETLRWLTDQAPAASSVEDGRSVDRTPATSTAKAVELPAAGTRQRVLLADDNADMRDYVRRLLEGRYQVTAVANGAEALRVARAARPDLVLSDVMMPVMDGIELMKQLRADDALRVVPIILLSARAGEEATASGLELGADDYLTKPFSARELLARVQAQLNMAALRRQVTEQETRAENLARQQRWLEVVLDRLPIPTLLVDPVSGRFTFVNRAAQQLSDGRFPADIDAAERGRVSRLTDDADGPLDPEDTPGALLRRGERVRDLEAVWHSPAGRFNIVVDSDVVPAIGTQPGQAIVSFRDISRLKRVERELKSLLGARDEFLSIASHELKTPITSLRMQLQMTERNVKPDEGRAPSPEKLARALRVSLVQVDRLTSLVDDLLDVARIRTGTFDLTFKKLDLTLLARDMMERLSGQLAQAGCEALLDAPPGLVGVWDGSRLEQVLTNLVSNAMKYAPGARLDVRLSAAGELARIEVRDYGPGVGEAQRESIFERFDRGIASRNAGGLGLGLFISKRIVAAHGGSIVVESPPGGGASFVVLLPRDASRALAEGLSAVQRDGT
- a CDS encoding response regulator; translation: MSRRILVVEDDRYIRDAIRELLEDEGHTVICAENGAQGLAELERMRLSPDIILLDLMMPVKDGFQFRTEQRADARFAQIPVVVMSADPRLDSHRSVLDARAYLRKPVDIDQLLAATA
- a CDS encoding dienelactone hydrolase family protein — encoded protein: MQDIDIKTPEGTMDAKLFQPEGNGPWPAVILLTDAFGIRPVFEQMAHRLAKEGYVVLLPNVFYREGHTSKLDLQGSFEDEVFRKRIYALIGGLTPERLEVDAAAELDFLGRQPQVKGKKVGVAGYCMSGGIAVRMAADFPDRIGAAASSHGGRLATDAPESPHRLVGKVKGELYFGHADNDGSMPAEAIQKLETSLKESGVKHRSELFTGARHGYAVAGSAAYDKDASEKHWQRLLDLFHRTLRD
- a CDS encoding pyridoxal phosphate-dependent decarboxylase family protein: MALPDLKSLRLLNHVPPRLLSAAERYLKAVPKVRELLSKETDSLLSELEGDLKPYRGKMPAYDHLPATGRERGEVLKELQALQAQEESRWREGKVSGAVYNGDEGHIDFLNHVYSLHSQSNPLHADLWPSATKFEAEVIAMTASMLGADAANSGKPAQEHICGSMSSGGTESIMLAIKTYRDWAREKKGITKPEMVAPASAHPAFDKAAHYFGVKMVRVPVGPDYRADLAATKKAVNRNTIVIIGSAPGFPHGVIDPIAELSELARRKGVGFHTDACLGGFVLPFARKLHYEVPPFDFRLPGVTSISVDTHKFGYAAKGSSVVLYRGTELRSHQYFTATDWPGGIYFSPTFSGSRPGALIATAWAALVSMGEQGYLEATRRILETASAIKQGIRAIPELYVLGDPLFVIAFGSDEVDVFKVMERMSERGWSLNGLHKPAAVHLCVTLRHAQPGVVERFVEDLRAAVEQVKLNPGEKGTMAPVYGMAASVPFRGLVSDMLKKYMDLLYKV
- a CDS encoding putative quinol monooxygenase yields the protein MSQTLLVVHVHVHVKPEHVDAFREATLANARQSVKEPGITRFDVIQDTEDPTRFVLVEVYRTAQAPAAHKETAHYLTWRDTVAPMMAEPRTSRKYVNRFPDDAGW
- a CDS encoding iron-containing alcohol dehydrogenase produces the protein MSGPSFEFATATRIVFGPGRLSEAPEAVRGLGGSRVLLVTGRDPSRARTLHEALERLGLPVRVFPVEGEPTVELAREGTAAALEARCDAVVAFGGGSALDAGKAIAALAANGGDPLDYLEVIGRGKPLTRPSLPFVAIPTTAGTGSEVTRNAVLGSKEAKVKASLRSPHMLPRVALVDPDLLTGAPAAVLASSGLDALSQLLEPFLSARANPLTDSLAREGLRRSARSLRRAVLDGPDSTAREDLALASLFGGLCLANSGLGAVHGFAAPVGGMFEAPHGAVCAALLPAVLDVNLRALRARAPEHPAVPRFQEVAVLLTGRPDARAEEALAWVEDLCAALRVPGLGRYGLTAAEVPALVAKAKAASSMKANPLVLTDAELTEIATRSM